One Babylonia areolata isolate BAREFJ2019XMU chromosome 20, ASM4173473v1, whole genome shotgun sequence DNA segment encodes these proteins:
- the LOC143295233 gene encoding plasminogen receptor (KT)-like, with protein MGALMGKTMDENLKKQQEFMLKQGQMQMERQLQMQNAMRERQMAMQVARGRDLFMWWASFYSVALFGGIMGFTRRRNPAALVPLVPLTFIVGYMYDLGYGSKVDRIREEADRIIDEEHGLLSLPHGLPTFQDIEKARLAQKDEAAVKQGHDIFL; from the exons ATGGGAGCTTTAATGGGTAAAACGATGGACGAAAATCTGAAGAAGCAGCAAGAGTTCATGCTGAAACAAGGACAGATGCAG ATGGAGAGACAGCTGCAGATGCAGAATGCCATGCGTGAGCGTCAGATGGCCATGCAGGTAGCACGGGGTCGTGACCTCTTCATGTGGTGGGCATCGTTCTACTCTGTGGCGTTGTTTGGCGGCATTATGGG GTTCACTCGGAGGCGTAACCCTGCCGCCCTGGTGCCGCTGGTGCCCTTGACCTTCATTGTGGGTTATATGTACGACCTTGGCTATGGCTCCAAGGTGGACAGGatcagag AGGAGGCAGACCGCATCATTGACGAGGAGCACGGGCTGCTGAGCCTGCCGCATGGCCTGCCCACCTTCCAGGACATCGAGAAGGCCCGGCTGGCCCAGAAAGATGAGGCAGCTGTGAAGCAAGGCCACGACATCTTCCTGTAA